The proteins below are encoded in one region of Podarcis raffonei isolate rPodRaf1 chromosome 8, rPodRaf1.pri, whole genome shotgun sequence:
- the BCO1 gene encoding beta,beta-carotene 15,15'-dioxygenase, producing the protein MAAPVGMMEAIFARNKEEHPEPLRAEVQGEIPSWMEGILLRNGPGMHTIGESKYNHWFDGMALLHSFTIKNGEVFYRSKYLRSDTYNCNIEANRIVVSEFGTMAYPDPCKNIFAKAFCYLSHTIPEFTDNCLINIMRNGDDYYATSEVNFIRKINPRTLETLEKVDYTKYVAINLSTSHPHYDSAGNVLNMGTSIVDKGKTKYVIFKIPSSVPASEKRKKKSCLKHLEVMCSIPSRSLLHPSYYHSFGLSENYILFIEQPFKLDILKMATAYIRGVNWASCLVFHKDDKTWIHLIDKRTKKPVSAKFYTDAMVLFHHVNAYEEEDHVVFDIISYKDNSLYQMFYLKNLDGNFENNTKLNSIPTCKRFVIPLQYDKEAEVGSNLVQLPSTTATAVKEKDGSIYCQPELLYEGIELPRINYDYNGKKYRYIYATEVKWSPVPTQVVKVDTLTKTALHWEEEHCWPAEPIFVPSPNAKEEDDGIILSPIVTSDPQKPPFLLILDAKTFKEIARAMVKTDLHLDLHGLFIPEKDLKVEPEADLDNEHE; encoded by the exons GTGAGATCCCAAGCTGGATGGAGGGAATCCTTCTCCGTAATGGTCCAGGCATGCATACAATCGGGGAAAGTAAATACAATCACTGGTTCGACGGCATGGCTTTGTTGCACAGTTTTACAATTAAAAATG GTGAAGTTTTCTATCGAAGTAAATACCTCCGCAGCGACACATACAATTGCAATATTGAGGCAAACAGAATCGTGGTGTCAGAATTTGGAACGATGGCTTATCCAGATCCATGTAAAAATATATTTGCCAA GGCTTTCTGTTATTTATCCCACACAATACCTGAGTTCACAGACAACTGTCTCATCAACATAATGAGAAATGGTGACGATTACTATGCTACAAGTGAGGTTAATTTCATTAGGAAAATCAATCCTCGGACTCTGGAGACCTTGGAGAAG GTTGACTACACCAAGTATGTGGCCATCAATCTGTCAACATCCCATCCCCATTATGACAGTGCTGGAAATGTTCTCAATATGGGTACCTCCATTGTGGATAAGGGGAAGACAAAATATGTTATCTTTAAGATCCCTTCTTCAGTACCAG caagcgaaaagaggaaaaagaagtcTTGCTTGAAACACCTGGAAGTCATGTGTTCCATCCCCTCTCGCTCCCTGCTCCACCCAAGCTATTACCACAGCTTCGGCCTTTCGGAAAATTACATCCTCTTTATAGAGCAGCCCTTCAAACTGGATATACTCAAGATGGCAACAGCCTACATCAGAGGGGTGAACTGGGCCTCTTGCCTCGTGTTCCATAAGGATGAcaag ACCTGGATCCACCTTATTGACAAAAGGACCaagaaacctgtttctgccaagTTTTACACAGATGCCATGGTCCTCTTTCACCACGTGAATGCTTACGAGGAGGAGGACCATGTGGTTTTCGACATCATCTCCTATAAAGACAATAGCTTGTACcagatgttttatttaaaaaacctggACGGTAACTTTGAAAACAACACCAAACTCAATTCTATACCAACCTGCAAGCGATTTGTGATTCCTCTGCAATATGACAAG GAGGCAGAAGTAGGCTCGAATTTGGTCCAGCTCCCATCCACCACTGCAACTGCGGTGAAGGAAAAAGATGGAAGCATCTACTGTCAGCCTGAATTACTATATGAAG GAATAGAGCTGCCTCGCATCAATTATGACTACAATGGCAAAAAGTACAGATATATCTATGCCACAGAGGTTAAATGGAGTCCAGTTCCCACACAG GTAGTTAAAGTTGACACTCTGACGAAGACGGCACTTCACTGGGAGGAAGAACATTGCTGGCCAGCTGAACCAATCTTTGTTCCTAGTCCTAATGCCAAAGAGGAAGATGATG GTATCATCTTGTCACCCATCGTAACGTCAGATCCCCAGAAGCCACCTTTCCTGCTGATACTGGATGCCAAAACGTTCAAGGAAATAGCTCGGGCCATGGTCAAGACAGATCTGCACCTGGACTTACATGGTCTCTTCATACCTGAGAAGGATTTGAAAGTGGAGCCTGAGGCAGATTTGGACAATGAACATGAATAA